The following are encoded in a window of Methylicorpusculum oleiharenae genomic DNA:
- a CDS encoding Gfo/Idh/MocA family protein, which translates to MNKIKCAVVGTGYLGKFHAEKYASLPDCELVAVVDINEAAATAVAEKHGAQALTDYQSLLGQVDAVSIVVPTTLHHAVSKDFLIHGAHVLVEKPITVTVEEADELIALAKQNNKILQIGHLERFNPAVLGLDKDEKPLFIESHRLSPFNPRANDVSVVLDLMIHDIDIILALVDSDLERIDASGTAVLTKDIDIANARLVFKSGCVANVTASRISMKMERKMRLFRPSSYISVDFQNRVLTKYKTGDKEMFPGIPEIVNEESVFENGDALMEEIKHFVHCIQTGDNPIVSGEAGRRALATALEISKLLTQAGTDRRL; encoded by the coding sequence ATGAATAAAATTAAGTGCGCAGTAGTCGGAACAGGTTATCTGGGTAAATTTCATGCTGAGAAATACGCTTCATTGCCCGATTGTGAATTGGTTGCCGTTGTCGATATCAATGAGGCGGCAGCAACAGCCGTTGCCGAAAAACACGGTGCTCAGGCATTGACCGATTACCAGTCATTATTGGGCCAGGTGGATGCCGTCAGTATCGTGGTGCCCACGACTTTACATCATGCCGTCAGCAAGGATTTTCTCATACACGGCGCCCATGTTCTGGTTGAAAAGCCGATTACGGTTACCGTTGAAGAAGCGGACGAGTTGATTGCTCTTGCCAAACAAAATAACAAGATTCTTCAAATCGGGCATTTAGAACGTTTTAACCCGGCCGTATTGGGGCTGGATAAAGATGAAAAGCCGCTGTTTATAGAATCGCACCGGCTTTCGCCTTTCAATCCCAGAGCCAATGATGTCAGCGTGGTGTTGGATCTGATGATCCACGATATCGATATTATTCTGGCCCTGGTTGACTCGGATCTGGAACGCATTGATGCCAGCGGAACGGCTGTTTTAACCAAAGATATCGATATTGCTAATGCGCGGCTGGTGTTTAAAAGCGGCTGCGTTGCGAACGTCACCGCCAGCCGCATCAGCATGAAAATGGAGCGCAAAATGCGCTTGTTCCGGCCCAGTTCTTATATTTCAGTTGATTTTCAAAACCGGGTATTGACCAAATACAAAACCGGCGACAAAGAAATGTTTCCCGGCATACCGGAAATCGTCAACGAGGAGTCGGTGTTTGAAAATGGCGATGCGTTGATGGAAGAGATCAAACATTTTGTTCATTGTATTCAAACCGGTGACAATCCGATTGTATCGGGAGAAGCCGGCAGACGGGCGCTTGCCACTGCACTGGAAATTTCCAAATTGCTGACCCAGGCAGGCACCGATCGCCGCCTGTAA
- the hrpA gene encoding ATP-dependent RNA helicase HrpA: MSSHELIKQLSKKLSDCLNQDRHSLKRELDRLRSDYQKGKAQESKLAVLAGRIEQSVGKKLKRQAGIPAINFPDLPVSGKKDEIAQLIQQHQVVIVCGETGSGKTTQLPKICLALGRGVSGFIGHTQPRRIAARTVADRIAEELGEPLGKSVGYKVRFYDKTHSESLVKLMTDGILLAETQNDPYLNQYDTIIIDEAHERSLNIDFLLGYMRWLLPKRPDLKLIITSATIDPERFAKHYSGAPIVEVSGRTYPVDIRYRPIEQSEENDETTADLQQAILDAVDELARDMRGDILIFLSGEREIRETTESLRKHHPTGYEILPLYSKLSVSEQEQVFKPKGGLRIVLATNVAETSLTVPGIRCVIDTGHARISRYSHRSKIQRLPIEKISQASANQRAGRCGRVAEGICIRLYSKDDFSARPEFTEPEILRTNLSSVILQMISLNLGDIEDFPFVEPPEDKMIRDGKTMLHEVNALDKQGRLTEMGKQIAKLPTDPKLARMLLAAAELNCLTEVSIIVSALSVQDPRDKPADKLPQAEAKHAIYKHPESDFLTLLNLWNAFEEQKKHLSNNKLRKYCKDQFLSYIRMKEWFDIHAQIMQVIKGELKLKPNMLEAGYSEIHRALLPGLLSNIGFKHEQYEYLGARGLKFFIFPGSGLHKLRPKWIMAAEHVETSKVYARTVAQIEPEWIEACSGHLIKRNYYDPHWEKKAGRSGIYERTLLYGLTLQAKRKIPYEHVDPKAARDFFIRFGLVNHEYQTNAPFFKANQQLLEEVGYIQHKGRRVDLIEDEEWLFQFYDKKIPESVVNGVTFEQWRKTVERENSRFLFLTKVDLTREQDHLVNEWDFPDSKSVGRLTFNLQYRFEPGHDEDGVTAIIPVHQLNQVSEQPFEWLVPGMLEEKVIGLIKSLPKQLRKHFVPVPQTAKQCLEIEPDFKGSLYEWLGTRLRKLTGEAIPLNEWHPDVLSDHLKMNYRIVDEQGTLLDYGRDLKKLQSRFSQKAGQTFDQIAADELNYTGCVQWAFDDLPETYQFIQQGQAFIGYPAIVDEGDSVGVKIFDTRQKADDTHHDGLVKLFQLYLAKECKYLLKNMPHSPALELIYQKLSPHPLLNNYAGRSFKEDILYCVFSSVFLDEGLIRSQPIFEQRLDAHKSKLIQVTNEASLLAKEVMERVGAINRQLQRLNASDPLGKDINEQLSLLVYAGFIRRTPYQQLKQFPRYLKAVEYRLEKMNNDVQKQQEINRFCQRFWKEVAERAKKKSVIPESDPFRWLLEEFRVSLYAQQLKTPFPVSAKRLEKVWDERF, translated from the coding sequence ATGTCTTCGCACGAACTTATCAAGCAATTGAGTAAAAAGCTGTCCGACTGTCTCAATCAAGACCGACACAGCTTAAAGCGCGAGTTGGATCGGCTGCGTAGCGATTATCAGAAAGGTAAAGCTCAAGAGTCAAAGCTGGCCGTTTTGGCAGGACGCATTGAGCAGTCAGTTGGTAAAAAGCTAAAAAGACAGGCCGGCATTCCGGCGATTAACTTTCCCGATTTACCGGTCAGCGGCAAAAAAGATGAAATTGCCCAGCTGATTCAGCAGCACCAGGTCGTTATCGTTTGCGGCGAGACCGGTTCAGGTAAGACAACTCAGCTACCGAAAATTTGTTTAGCACTCGGCCGGGGCGTTTCGGGTTTCATTGGGCATACCCAGCCGCGCCGGATTGCTGCTCGTACCGTGGCAGACAGAATTGCCGAAGAACTGGGCGAGCCTCTTGGTAAATCGGTCGGTTATAAAGTCCGCTTTTACGACAAAACGCATTCCGAATCATTGGTGAAATTGATGACCGACGGCATTTTGCTGGCCGAGACTCAAAATGATCCTTACCTCAATCAATATGACACGATCATCATTGACGAGGCTCACGAGCGCAGTTTGAATATCGATTTTTTGCTGGGTTATATGCGCTGGCTCTTGCCCAAGAGGCCGGATCTGAAGCTGATCATAACTTCTGCCACGATTGATCCGGAGCGCTTTGCCAAACATTACAGCGGTGCGCCGATTGTTGAAGTTTCCGGTCGGACCTATCCTGTCGACATTCGCTACCGGCCCATAGAGCAAAGTGAAGAAAACGATGAAACCACGGCCGACTTGCAGCAGGCGATTCTGGATGCGGTTGACGAATTAGCAAGGGACATGCGCGGCGATATTCTGATTTTTTTAAGCGGCGAGCGGGAAATCAGGGAAACGACCGAATCGTTAAGAAAACACCATCCTACCGGTTACGAAATTCTGCCGTTATATTCAAAACTCAGTGTCAGTGAGCAGGAACAGGTGTTCAAGCCCAAAGGCGGACTAAGGATCGTATTAGCGACCAATGTCGCTGAGACATCGTTGACCGTACCCGGCATTCGCTGCGTGATTGATACCGGTCATGCCCGCATCAGCCGATACAGTCATCGCAGTAAAATTCAGCGCTTACCCATAGAAAAAATTTCCCAGGCCAGTGCCAATCAGCGAGCCGGGCGATGTGGGCGGGTTGCCGAGGGTATTTGCATTCGTTTGTATTCTAAGGATGATTTTAGTGCCCGTCCGGAATTTACGGAACCGGAAATTCTGAGGACCAATCTATCTTCGGTCATTTTGCAAATGATTTCGTTGAATCTGGGCGATATCGAAGACTTTCCGTTTGTCGAGCCGCCTGAAGACAAGATGATTCGCGACGGCAAAACCATGCTGCATGAGGTCAACGCCCTGGATAAGCAAGGCCGGTTGACCGAGATGGGCAAACAGATCGCCAAACTGCCCACTGATCCCAAGCTTGCCCGGATGTTGCTGGCTGCCGCTGAACTGAATTGTTTAACCGAAGTGTCAATCATCGTTTCAGCGCTCAGTGTTCAGGATCCAAGGGATAAACCCGCCGACAAACTTCCGCAAGCCGAAGCCAAGCATGCGATTTACAAGCACCCGGAATCGGATTTTCTGACGTTGCTCAACCTTTGGAATGCGTTCGAAGAACAGAAAAAACACCTGTCGAACAACAAGCTGCGTAAGTACTGCAAGGATCAGTTTTTGTCATATATCCGCATGAAGGAGTGGTTTGATATTCATGCCCAAATCATGCAGGTCATTAAAGGTGAGCTTAAACTCAAGCCCAATATGCTGGAAGCGGGATATTCCGAAATTCATCGCGCACTATTGCCAGGATTGTTATCCAACATAGGTTTTAAGCATGAGCAATACGAATACCTGGGCGCGCGTGGACTGAAATTCTTTATTTTTCCGGGATCCGGCTTACATAAGCTGAGGCCAAAATGGATTATGGCGGCCGAACATGTAGAAACCAGTAAAGTGTATGCTCGCACAGTTGCCCAAATTGAACCGGAATGGATAGAGGCGTGTTCAGGTCATCTGATCAAGCGCAACTACTACGATCCGCACTGGGAGAAAAAAGCCGGACGCAGCGGCATATACGAGCGCACCTTGCTGTATGGACTGACACTTCAGGCCAAGCGCAAGATTCCTTACGAACATGTTGATCCAAAAGCGGCGCGCGATTTCTTCATACGTTTCGGTCTGGTCAATCATGAATATCAAACCAATGCGCCCTTTTTTAAGGCCAACCAGCAATTGCTGGAAGAAGTCGGCTATATCCAGCATAAAGGACGCCGGGTTGACTTGATTGAAGATGAAGAATGGCTGTTTCAGTTTTATGACAAAAAAATTCCCGAATCGGTAGTCAACGGCGTTACCTTTGAGCAATGGCGCAAAACGGTTGAACGTGAGAATTCCAGGTTCCTGTTTTTAACCAAAGTGGATCTTACGCGCGAACAAGACCATTTGGTCAATGAATGGGATTTTCCTGACAGCAAATCGGTAGGGCGCTTGACGTTTAATTTGCAATATCGCTTCGAACCCGGCCATGACGAGGACGGCGTAACAGCGATCATCCCGGTACATCAGCTCAATCAGGTCAGCGAACAGCCTTTCGAATGGCTGGTGCCCGGAATGCTCGAGGAAAAAGTGATTGGCTTGATCAAATCGCTGCCCAAACAGCTGCGAAAACATTTTGTCCCGGTACCGCAAACGGCAAAGCAGTGTCTTGAAATCGAACCGGATTTTAAAGGCTCTTTGTATGAATGGTTGGGGACACGCTTGAGAAAACTGACCGGCGAGGCGATACCATTAAATGAATGGCATCCCGACGTGCTCAGCGATCATTTAAAAATGAACTATCGCATCGTCGATGAGCAAGGCACGTTACTTGATTACGGTCGCGATCTTAAAAAATTACAGAGCCGCTTTAGCCAAAAAGCAGGACAAACTTTTGACCAAATTGCGGCCGATGAGCTCAATTACACCGGTTGTGTGCAATGGGCTTTCGATGATTTACCGGAAACCTACCAATTTATTCAGCAAGGCCAGGCGTTTATAGGTTATCCGGCTATTGTTGATGAAGGTGACTCGGTGGGCGTCAAGATTTTTGATACCCGACAAAAAGCCGATGACACGCATCACGACGGATTGGTCAAACTATTTCAGTTGTATTTAGCCAAAGAGTGTAAATATTTACTCAAAAATATGCCGCATTCACCGGCTTTGGAGTTGATTTATCAAAAACTTTCGCCACATCCGCTGCTAAACAATTATGCTGGGCGATCATTTAAAGAGGATATTTTATATTGCGTATTCTCATCGGTATTCCTGGATGAGGGCTTGATAAGAAGCCAGCCGATTTTCGAGCAGCGTCTTGACGCGCATAAATCAAAATTGATCCAGGTGACAAATGAGGCAAGCCTTCTAGCGAAGGAAGTCATGGAGCGCGTCGGGGCAATCAACAGGCAATTGCAGCGGCTGAACGCTTCTGATCCGCTGGGTAAGGATATTAACGAGCAACTCAGTTTACTGGTCTATGCGGGTTTTATCAGAAGAACGCCATACCAGCAGCTAAAGCAGTTTCCCCGCTACTTGAAGGCGGTTGAATACCGTCTGGAAAAAATGAATAACGACGTGCAGAAGCAGCAGGAAATCAACCGCTTTTGTCAGCGTTTTTGGAAGGAAGTGGCCGAACGAGCCAAGAAAAAAAGCGTAATTCCCGAATCCGATCCGTTTCGCTGGTTACTGGAAGAGTTCAGAGTCTCTTTGTATGCCCAGCAGTTAAAAACGCCTTTTCCTGTCTCAGCCAAGCGTCTTGAAAAAGTATGGGATGAACGGTTTTAG
- the lpxB gene encoding lipid-A-disaccharide synthase, producing the protein MTSLTQGDAAESDRPLTLLFSAGETSGEQHAAHMFLELKKQLPNLKGLGMGGSQMQKAGIDVRFDSTGIAVIGLFEVIKHYSEINRALTCMKQLLVSEKPDLLVCVDYKEFNFKLAKFAKQLGIKVLFYVSPQVWAWRPGRVKKYGRVIDMMAVIFPFETAYYEAEHVPVRYVGHPSVDKVHPQWSREESLTRFELNPEHPIIGLLPGSRAHEIERMLPVMLAAAEIIRSRLPTVQFVLPQAVGISDDLLQRFLSQSDSKIQVVKQQTYELIQCCDTVMTTSGTATLEVALLQIPMVIVYKLFWMTFWLAKYLVKTPFIGLPNIVAGKGIVKELIQQDATAENIAGEVLAIVQNSQYSEAIKADLQRVKTILGKGGGSKNMADLALEMLKNPDTRSR; encoded by the coding sequence ATGACATCATTGACTCAAGGCGATGCGGCAGAATCAGACAGACCGCTAACTCTGCTGTTCAGTGCCGGAGAAACCTCGGGTGAACAGCATGCCGCTCATATGTTTCTGGAATTGAAAAAACAACTGCCTAACCTAAAAGGGCTAGGCATGGGCGGCAGTCAGATGCAAAAAGCCGGTATTGATGTCCGTTTTGATTCAACCGGCATTGCCGTGATCGGTTTATTTGAGGTGATCAAACACTATTCGGAAATCAACAGAGCGCTGACCTGCATGAAGCAATTGCTGGTTAGCGAAAAGCCCGATTTGCTGGTTTGTGTAGACTACAAAGAATTTAATTTTAAATTGGCCAAATTTGCCAAGCAATTAGGCATCAAAGTTTTGTTTTATGTCAGTCCCCAGGTTTGGGCCTGGCGGCCCGGACGCGTCAAAAAATATGGCCGAGTAATCGATATGATGGCAGTCATTTTTCCTTTTGAAACCGCTTATTACGAGGCAGAGCATGTTCCGGTCCGCTACGTGGGTCATCCTTCTGTGGATAAAGTTCATCCGCAATGGTCTCGCGAAGAATCGCTGACACGGTTTGAATTGAACCCTGAACACCCCATAATCGGTTTATTGCCAGGCAGTCGTGCACATGAGATAGAGCGGATGTTGCCGGTTATGCTGGCCGCTGCTGAAATCATTCGTTCCCGCTTACCAACTGTACAATTTGTCTTGCCGCAAGCGGTCGGCATCAGTGATGATTTGTTACAGCGTTTTCTGAGTCAAAGTGATTCAAAGATCCAGGTTGTCAAGCAGCAAACCTATGAATTAATTCAATGCTGCGATACCGTGATGACCACATCGGGTACCGCCACGCTGGAGGTTGCGTTGCTGCAAATTCCGATGGTGATTGTTTACAAGTTGTTTTGGATGACATTCTGGCTGGCTAAATACCTGGTAAAAACGCCTTTTATCGGCTTGCCCAATATCGTTGCCGGAAAAGGTATTGTTAAAGAATTGATACAACAGGATGCAACAGCGGAAAATATTGCCGGCGAGGTGTTGGCTATCGTCCAGAACAGCCAGTATTCAGAAGCGATAAAAGCGGATTTGCAGCGAGTGAAAACAATCTTGGGCAAAGGCGGGGGCTCAAAAAACATGGCCGATTTAGCGCTGGAAATGCTGAAAAATCCTGACACGCGCTCGCGATAA
- a CDS encoding BLUF domain-containing protein, translating to MFHLVYVSSAIKPFSKSDLLALLVKSRENNAKQGISGMLLYKDGNFMQVLEGEETVVRNLFEVITQDSCHRGVIVLLEEQISVPVFRDWSMGFRDLADENLNAVAGYTRFMNSPLDVSNFKSNPHACLDLLYFFSKSR from the coding sequence ATGTTTCATCTGGTTTATGTCAGTTCTGCTATCAAACCCTTTAGCAAAAGCGACTTGTTGGCGCTATTGGTTAAGTCCCGTGAAAATAATGCCAAGCAGGGTATTTCAGGCATGCTGTTGTATAAAGACGGTAATTTTATGCAAGTTCTTGAGGGTGAAGAAACGGTTGTCCGGAATTTATTTGAAGTGATCACCCAAGACTCCTGTCATCGGGGTGTGATTGTCCTTCTTGAGGAACAGATTAGTGTGCCTGTATTTAGAGACTGGTCCATGGGCTTTCGCGACCTTGCCGACGAAAATTTAAACGCTGTAGCGGGCTATACCCGGTTCATGAATTCCCCACTGGATGTCAGTAATTTCAAGAGTAACCCGCACGCCTGCCTGGATTTGCTCTATTTTTTCAGCAAGAGCCGTTGA
- a CDS encoding tetratricopeptide repeat protein: protein MKLINLLIIVSFVLTGWGCAQVETRDPVVTSPKTYPKPPPPVTVKPPVKPVLPKVPGGADNAPPPSWATSSARAAPAPLSPVVVALMSDAERSSGSGNLDAAVATLERGLRIEPRNPSLIYKLAEVRLKQSQPKLAEELARKADLLAGSDRALKRKCWLLIAEARNAQGNVAGAKDAMLKANSL, encoded by the coding sequence ATGAAATTAATTAATTTATTGATCATCGTCAGTTTTGTTCTGACTGGTTGGGGCTGTGCCCAAGTTGAGACCCGAGATCCAGTGGTCACTTCACCTAAAACCTATCCGAAACCGCCTCCACCCGTTACCGTAAAACCGCCCGTCAAGCCGGTTCTGCCAAAAGTTCCGGGTGGCGCAGATAATGCCCCGCCTCCGTCATGGGCTACCAGTTCGGCCCGCGCTGCGCCGGCACCCTTGAGCCCGGTAGTTGTGGCGTTAATGTCTGACGCCGAGCGCAGTTCAGGCTCAGGCAATCTGGATGCCGCTGTTGCAACCCTGGAAAGAGGCTTGAGAATAGAGCCACGCAATCCGTCCCTGATCTATAAACTTGCCGAAGTAAGACTAAAACAGTCGCAGCCAAAATTGGCAGAGGAATTAGCCAGAAAAGCCGATTTATTGGCGGGTTCTGATCGGGCGTTAAAACGAAAATGCTGGTTGTTAATTGCCGAAGCACGGAATGCCCAAGGCAATGTTGCAGGGGCGAAAGACGCCATGCTGAAAGCCAATAGTCTTTAA
- a CDS encoding DegT/DnrJ/EryC1/StrS family aminotransferase yields the protein MIPMVNLKAQYEEIRDEIEQGIAETIANCSFILGPNVQNFEKEAAEYLGVKHAVGVASGTDALHLALLAEGIGVGDEVITTPFTFIATAEAICYVGATPVFIDIDPKTFNIDPDAIEQAITPKTKAIMPVHLFGQPADLTRIQQLCEKHGLKLIEDCAQSFGARVNGRQTGSFGSSAGFSFFPSKNLGAFGDGGLVVTQSDEIAEKLKMYHNHGSKVRYYHDVIGYNSRLDDMQAVILRVKLKRIEQYNAGRRRAAHLYSKLMADLPLTTPFEDGLGEHVYHQYTLLCDRRDDVLKALQDQQIGCAVYYPVPLHKQNVFKDAYAHVKLPVTEQVAATCLSLPICPSLEDKTIEQIVGVIRRTLVG from the coding sequence ATGATACCGATGGTCAACCTAAAAGCTCAATACGAAGAAATCCGGGATGAGATTGAGCAAGGCATTGCCGAGACAATTGCCAATTGCTCATTTATTTTAGGTCCCAATGTTCAGAATTTTGAAAAAGAAGCGGCTGAATATTTGGGTGTCAAACATGCTGTAGGTGTCGCTTCCGGAACGGACGCTCTGCATCTGGCTTTATTGGCGGAAGGCATTGGCGTCGGTGATGAAGTTATTACCACCCCCTTCACGTTTATCGCGACAGCCGAAGCCATTTGTTATGTGGGCGCTACACCGGTTTTTATTGATATTGATCCTAAAACATTCAATATCGACCCGGATGCAATCGAGCAGGCTATTACCCCAAAAACCAAGGCGATCATGCCGGTGCATTTGTTCGGACAGCCTGCTGATTTGACACGTATCCAGCAACTTTGCGAAAAACACGGATTGAAACTGATTGAGGATTGTGCCCAATCTTTCGGTGCCAGAGTGAATGGCCGTCAGACCGGCAGTTTTGGTTCTTCAGCCGGCTTCAGTTTTTTTCCCAGCAAAAATTTAGGCGCATTCGGCGATGGCGGACTTGTGGTCACGCAATCCGACGAGATAGCCGAAAAACTCAAGATGTACCACAATCACGGCTCTAAAGTCCGTTACTATCACGATGTCATTGGATACAACAGCCGGCTGGATGATATGCAGGCAGTGATCCTGCGGGTTAAATTAAAACGTATCGAACAATACAATGCCGGAAGACGCCGGGCGGCGCATCTGTATTCTAAGCTGATGGCTGATTTGCCTTTGACTACGCCATTTGAAGATGGCCTGGGTGAGCATGTTTATCATCAATATACCTTGTTATGCGATAGACGCGATGACGTGCTGAAGGCCCTGCAAGACCAGCAAATTGGGTGTGCCGTTTATTATCCGGTTCCCTTGCATAAGCAAAATGTTTTTAAAGACGCTTATGCCCATGTAAAACTGCCGGTAACAGAGCAGGTGGCGGCAACCTGTCTGTCTTTACCCATTTGTCCCTCATTGGAAGATAAAACGATTGAGCAAATCGTGGGTGTGATCAGGAGGACTCTGGTTGGCTAA
- a CDS encoding PAS domain S-box protein, translating into MIFSKSSSRVSQQVALAVGIFFVLATVFVVYVYAEKRLDRANELRQISYDLAQQLHQSSDDLTRMVRAYTVSGDIRYKQYFQNILDIRNGKIPRPENYQNFYWDMVLGNLSPPPVESGTGVALLDLMRQAGFTQEEFAKLDLAKKNSDDLTALEYRAMQLVEVVGPEAEVSREQARQLINDENYYQAKLKIIQPINEFFQMMDQRTLAAIKSAWRNALLFRLIFIYFSIAAIFMLFRAYGALRKALGSSLEDVQVNLLRIGQGDLSALITIKPGNEHSVLGCVSDMQKKLQAYELARTQAEQSLKKSERLLRESQKAANIGCYITSLKTGAWECTSVMNHIFGITEDYPHTIEGWVDLMHPDFNKPMNDYLREVIRERKPFDAEYKIIRPCDGVERWMHGLGQIVYDDNGQAENLLGTVQDITTRKTVEQAISRDRQRLDAILRMASDGIHILDSQGTLIDANDVFLQMLGYDRTLIGLLHVSDWEVQFDRETLKARIDKLLTKSEALIFETVYRKRDGSLLEVEISACNIDNDGVHYVYAASRDITERNQQRRQLQALNQNLEQRVAVRTRELGQAMEQIRINEERFNYALEATNDGVWDWDFKTGQVYINAAYSKMLGYAPDELAHYQDSDWVKLLHPDERDSVVAQAHQRLKDYGHYEIEFRMRCKDGDYKWILSRGKSVENDSDGHPLRAVGTHIDLTNRKQIETQLREAKLQADDANLAKSNFLANMSHEIRTPMNAIIGMTYLLLRKGGLSAEHLDKLSKISSSADHLLAIINDILDISKIEAGKFTLSQAEFTLSELIEKVNGLMEQRISDKGLLFKVETGQLPFVLKGDETRLVQMLIHHQLLDTGLILEFAENGKVAVEKARSSCYLLILMDMQMPEVDGIEAAKAIRLLPGYAETPIIAMTANVFSEDRDVCLNAGINDHLPKPVNTEFLYETLLKWLEK; encoded by the coding sequence ATGATTTTCAGTAAATCCTCTTCAAGAGTTTCCCAACAAGTTGCTCTGGCCGTTGGTATTTTCTTTGTGCTTGCTACTGTATTTGTTGTTTATGTTTATGCGGAAAAAAGGCTGGATCGGGCGAATGAATTACGGCAAATCTCTTACGACCTCGCTCAACAGTTGCATCAAAGCTCTGATGACCTGACCCGGATGGTGAGAGCCTACACTGTCTCTGGGGACATCCGATACAAGCAATACTTTCAAAACATACTGGATATTCGTAACGGCAAGATTCCCCGGCCTGAAAACTATCAAAATTTTTATTGGGATATGGTCCTGGGAAACCTATCGCCTCCGCCTGTTGAAAGCGGGACGGGTGTTGCTTTACTGGACCTGATGCGGCAGGCAGGATTTACGCAAGAGGAATTTGCCAAACTGGATCTAGCCAAAAAGAATTCTGACGATTTGACTGCCCTGGAATACAGGGCCATGCAACTGGTAGAGGTCGTTGGTCCGGAGGCCGAGGTCAGTCGTGAACAGGCAAGGCAGCTGATCAATGATGAAAATTATTATCAGGCCAAGTTGAAAATCATCCAGCCTATTAACGAATTTTTTCAAATGATGGACCAGCGCACACTCGCGGCAATCAAATCAGCTTGGCGAAATGCCTTACTATTTCGCCTGATCTTCATATATTTCTCAATAGCGGCAATTTTTATGCTTTTTCGGGCCTATGGGGCTTTGCGAAAAGCGCTGGGAAGTTCTCTTGAGGACGTTCAGGTCAATTTACTCAGAATCGGTCAAGGTGATTTATCCGCACTGATCACAATTAAACCCGGAAATGAGCATAGTGTGCTCGGTTGCGTATCCGACATGCAGAAAAAACTGCAGGCCTATGAACTCGCTCGCACACAAGCCGAACAATCGTTAAAAAAGAGTGAGCGACTTCTGCGTGAATCGCAAAAGGCGGCCAATATCGGTTGCTACATTACGAGTCTTAAAACAGGCGCGTGGGAATGCACCTCTGTTATGAACCATATTTTCGGCATTACCGAGGACTATCCTCACACGATTGAAGGCTGGGTTGACTTGATGCACCCGGATTTCAATAAGCCTATGAACGACTATCTTCGGGAAGTCATCAGAGAACGCAAGCCATTTGATGCAGAATACAAGATAATTCGGCCCTGCGACGGTGTCGAGCGCTGGATGCATGGCTTGGGGCAAATTGTCTATGACGACAATGGACAGGCTGAGAATTTACTCGGCACTGTTCAGGATATTACCACGCGCAAAACTGTGGAGCAGGCAATTTCTCGTGATCGCCAGCGTCTTGATGCCATTTTGAGAATGGCCAGTGACGGCATCCATATATTGGACAGTCAAGGGACATTGATTGACGCCAACGATGTTTTCCTTCAAATGCTGGGTTATGACAGGACCTTGATTGGCCTGCTTCATGTGAGCGACTGGGAAGTCCAGTTTGACAGAGAGACACTAAAGGCGCGTATCGATAAACTCCTGACAAAGAGTGAGGCTCTCATATTTGAAACTGTGTATAGAAAACGTGACGGCAGTCTGCTGGAAGTGGAGATCAGTGCCTGCAACATCGACAATGACGGCGTCCATTATGTTTATGCTGCCTCGCGAGATATTACCGAGCGCAATCAGCAAAGACGGCAGCTTCAAGCCTTGAATCAGAATCTGGAACAACGCGTTGCAGTACGTACCCGGGAACTCGGGCAGGCGATGGAGCAGATCAGGATCAACGAAGAGCGCTTTAACTATGCGCTGGAAGCCACAAATGATGGAGTCTGGGATTGGGATTTTAAAACCGGTCAGGTTTATATCAATGCGGCCTACAGCAAGATGTTGGGCTACGCACCCGATGAACTGGCGCATTATCAAGACAGTGACTGGGTGAAACTTCTGCATCCGGATGAGAGAGATAGCGTTGTCGCTCAGGCACATCAAAGGCTTAAAGATTACGGTCATTATGAGATTGAATTTCGCATGCGCTGCAAAGACGGTGATTATAAGTGGATACTCAGTCGCGGCAAGTCAGTCGAGAATGATAGCGATGGTCATCCGTTGCGGGCGGTCGGTACACACATTGATCTAACCAATCGTAAACAGATAGAAACTCAGCTGCGTGAAGCCAAGTTGCAGGCCGATGATGCTAATTTGGCTAAAAGTAACTTTCTTGCCAATATGTCGCATGAAATAAGAACCCCGATGAACGCTATTATCGGAATGACCTATCTGCTGTTACGGAAAGGCGGTTTGAGCGCAGAACATCTGGACAAGTTGAGCAAAATATCGTCTTCGGCCGATCATTTGCTTGCGATCATCAACGATATTCTCGACATTTCCAAGATCGAGGCCGGAAAGTTTACTTTATCGCAAGCCGAATTCACCCTCTCTGAGCTGATCGAAAAAGTGAACGGACTGATGGAACAGCGGATATCTGATAAAGGGTTGCTTTTCAAAGTCGAAACCGGGCAATTGCCTTTCGTCCTCAAAGGCGATGAAACTCGGCTTGTCCAGATGCTGATCCATCATCAGCTACTCGATACGGGGCTAATTCTGGAGTTTGCCGAGAATGGAAAGGTCGCGGTTGAGAAGGCCCGTTCGAGCTGTTACCTACTGATACTGATGGATATGCAGATGCCGGAAGTGGATGGTATTGAAGCGGCTAAAGCGATCAGGTTATTGCCGGGCTATGCTGAAACACCCATCATCGCGATGACGGCAAATGTATTCAGTGAAGACCGGGACGTTTGTCTTAATGCCGGTATAAACGACCATTTACCGAAGCCGGTTAACACCGAATTTTTATACGAAACCTTGCTGAAGTGGCTGGAAAAATAA